From one Branchiostoma floridae strain S238N-H82 chromosome 3, Bfl_VNyyK, whole genome shotgun sequence genomic stretch:
- the LOC118411011 gene encoding ragulator complex protein LAMTOR3-like isoform X2: MSKVDGLYGIAITDRDGVPVLKVSNEHAPEMALRPGFLVTFSMAADQGSKMGLGKNQRIVCMYSAYQVVHFNKAPLMVTLVANSTANTGMILSLEDELTDALQDLRQAVDVA; encoded by the exons GGTCGATGGACTGTATGGGATTGCGATAACTGATCGGGACGGAGTGCCAGTATTGAAAG tatCTAATGAGCATGCCCCAGAGATGGCCCTCAGACCTGGCTTCCTGGTCACCTTCTCCATGGCTGCAGACCAGGGCAGTAAGATGGGACTGGGGAAGAACCAGCGGATAGTCTGCATGTACTCAGCTTATCAG GTTGTCCACTTCAACAAGGCGCCCCTGATGGTGACCCTGGTGGCCAACAGTACAGCCAACACAG GAATGATTCTCAGCCTGGAAGATGAGCTAACAGATGCACTGCAAGATCTCAGACAAGCAGTAGATGTTGCTTGA